The proteins below are encoded in one region of Streptomyces sp. NBC_00490:
- a CDS encoding glucuronoxylanase, with product MAQSRKEPESGDRKSPSRRTVLGAIGALPVLPATASVARASDAGTALVAATAVIDPSATRQTIRGFGGMTHSAWIGDLTAAQRDTAFGTGDGQLGFSVLRIPVPEDRAAWSRDLATAQRAVERGAAVFASPWNPPASMVETFVRGSQTDARRLRYDMYGAYAQHLNDFTTYLRNNGVNLYGISVQNEPDYAHDWTWWTPAEIVRFLRENAGSISTRVIAPESFQYLKNMSDPILNDPAALANVDVIGAHLYGTPFANFPYPLFKQKGAGKELWMTEVYYPNSSDSADLWPQALDVGEHMHRAMVDAEFQAYVWWYIRRGYGPMREDGRISKRGACMAHFARFVRPGYVRVSATANPATNVYVSAYRGGGSTVVVAINKASAAVSQQFTLANTTGSSVASWLTDASRNVASQGTSSVSNGSFTVSLPARSVMTLVIR from the coding sequence ATGGCACAGAGTCGGAAAGAGCCCGAGAGCGGGGACCGGAAATCGCCGAGCCGGAGGACTGTTCTCGGCGCGATCGGAGCCCTGCCCGTCCTCCCCGCCACGGCATCGGTCGCGCGGGCCTCCGATGCCGGGACCGCGCTGGTCGCTGCCACGGCGGTCATCGATCCGTCGGCGACCCGGCAGACCATCCGCGGCTTCGGCGGCATGACCCACTCGGCCTGGATCGGCGACCTCACAGCGGCTCAGCGGGACACGGCATTCGGGACCGGCGACGGACAGCTGGGGTTCAGTGTGCTGAGGATCCCCGTGCCCGAGGACCGGGCGGCGTGGAGCCGCGATCTGGCGACAGCGCAGCGTGCGGTCGAACGAGGGGCCGCCGTCTTCGCCTCACCGTGGAATCCGCCCGCCTCCATGGTCGAGACCTTCGTCCGCGGCAGCCAGACCGACGCCCGGCGTCTGCGGTACGACATGTACGGCGCCTACGCCCAGCACCTGAACGACTTCACCACCTATCTCCGGAACAACGGAGTGAATCTGTACGGCATATCGGTGCAGAACGAGCCCGATTACGCGCACGACTGGACGTGGTGGACCCCCGCCGAAATCGTCCGGTTCCTGCGCGAGAACGCCGGCTCCATCAGCACCAGGGTCATCGCGCCGGAATCCTTCCAGTACCTGAAGAACATGTCGGACCCGATCCTCAACGACCCGGCTGCGCTCGCCAACGTGGACGTCATAGGGGCCCACCTCTACGGCACGCCGTTCGCGAACTTCCCGTACCCCCTCTTCAAGCAGAAGGGCGCGGGCAAGGAACTCTGGATGACCGAGGTCTACTACCCCAACAGCTCGGATTCGGCAGACCTCTGGCCCCAGGCGCTCGACGTCGGGGAGCACATGCACCGGGCCATGGTGGACGCCGAGTTCCAGGCCTACGTCTGGTGGTACATTCGGCGCGGCTACGGCCCCATGCGCGAGGACGGCAGGATCAGCAAGCGCGGTGCCTGCATGGCGCACTTCGCCAGGTTCGTCCGACCCGGGTATGTGCGGGTCTCGGCGACGGCGAATCCGGCGACGAACGTCTACGTCTCCGCGTACCGTGGCGGCGGCTCCACGGTCGTCGTCGCCATCAACAAGGCATCCGCCGCGGTGAGCCAGCAGTTCACCCTGGCGAACACCACCGGTTCCAGTGTCGCTTCGTGGCTGACCGACGCGAGCAGAAACGTGGCGTCTCAGGGCACGAGCAGCGTGTCGAACGGCTCCTTCACCGTGTCGCTGCCTGCACGAAGCGTGATGACGCTCGTGATCCGCTGA
- a CDS encoding MFS transporter encodes MSDSAANGPHAGGAEDGYVPDPNRWHALWVTLVAGFMSLLDVTIVAVALPTVQRELGATPAQVQWVVSGYALSFALALVTAGRLGDALDRRRIFLLALSGFTLFSAACGAAPNIALLVAARLAQGLAAGFMAPQNSALIQQMFRGAERGRAFGFFGATVGISSAAGPLTGGAILALADGSEGWRWIFFVNVPIGVLAVLLGLRLLPRVERSGRGSVDVPGIALLGLGVLAVMYPLVQADSGGIGRLWWLFPVGAVLLALFTRRQFRLVARDSQPLLDPRLFTTVRGYAVGAGVGTLYFIGFSGVWLVFALFYQGGLDFTPLKSGLAVTPFALGSAAAAVVAGRLVDRFGRLLTVCGLSAVILGMGGAALLLWLVAGDVAPWVAAPALFVAGIGGGFVVSPNITMTLRDVPVRMAGAAGGALQTGQRLGAAVGTAALPGIYYLVLGGTDHYRTALVTALGVALVGMAASLALATADWLRDRGGDNSPRRCPDEVANSPVHSRQG; translated from the coding sequence GTGTCTGACTCGGCGGCGAACGGACCGCACGCGGGCGGGGCCGAGGACGGCTACGTTCCGGATCCCAACCGGTGGCATGCGCTGTGGGTCACCCTCGTCGCGGGGTTCATGAGCCTGCTCGACGTGACGATCGTGGCGGTGGCTCTGCCGACCGTCCAGCGTGAGCTGGGCGCCACCCCCGCCCAGGTGCAGTGGGTGGTCTCCGGGTACGCGCTCTCCTTCGCCCTGGCCCTGGTCACCGCCGGGCGGCTCGGCGACGCGCTCGACCGGCGGCGGATCTTCCTGCTGGCGCTGAGCGGGTTCACCCTTTTCAGCGCCGCGTGCGGTGCGGCCCCGAACATCGCCTTGCTGGTGGCGGCCCGGCTCGCCCAGGGGCTGGCCGCCGGCTTCATGGCCCCGCAGAACTCCGCCCTCATCCAGCAGATGTTCCGCGGCGCCGAACGCGGCCGCGCCTTCGGTTTCTTCGGCGCCACTGTGGGCATCTCCTCCGCCGCCGGACCTCTCACCGGCGGTGCCATCCTCGCGCTCGCCGACGGCTCCGAGGGCTGGCGGTGGATCTTCTTTGTCAACGTGCCGATCGGTGTGCTCGCTGTCCTGCTCGGTCTGCGCCTGCTGCCACGCGTCGAGCGCTCCGGCCGCGGGTCGGTGGACGTTCCCGGTATCGCGCTGCTCGGCCTGGGCGTGCTGGCGGTCATGTACCCGCTGGTGCAGGCGGACTCCGGCGGCATCGGACGGCTGTGGTGGCTCTTCCCGGTGGGTGCGGTGCTGCTCGCGCTCTTCACCCGGCGTCAGTTCCGCCTGGTCGCTCGTGACTCCCAGCCCTTGCTGGATCCGCGGCTGTTCACCACGGTGCGGGGCTACGCGGTCGGTGCGGGTGTCGGCACGCTGTACTTCATCGGGTTCAGTGGGGTGTGGCTCGTTTTCGCGCTCTTCTACCAGGGCGGGCTCGACTTCACGCCGTTGAAGTCCGGCCTTGCCGTCACCCCCTTCGCCCTCGGATCCGCCGCTGCCGCGGTGGTGGCGGGCCGACTCGTGGACCGTTTCGGTCGCCTGCTGACGGTGTGCGGGCTGAGCGCCGTCATCCTCGGTATGGGTGGCGCCGCGCTGCTGCTGTGGCTTGTGGCGGGCGACGTGGCGCCCTGGGTGGCCGCACCGGCTCTGTTCGTCGCGGGCATCGGCGGAGGCTTCGTGGTCTCCCCGAACATCACCATGACCCTGCGGGACGTGCCCGTGCGCATGGCAGGGGCTGCGGGCGGCGCCTTGCAGACCGGCCAGCGTCTCGGGGCGGCTGTGGGTACCGCGGCTCTGCCCGGCATCTACTACCTCGTCCTGGGCGGCACCGATCACTACCGCACGGCATTGGTCACCGCGCTCGGCGTGGCCCTTGTCGGCATGGCCGCCTCGCTGGCGCTGGCCACCGCCGACTGGCTGCGCGACCGTGGGGGCGACAATTCGCCCCGCCGCTGCCCGGACGAGGTCGCCAACAGTCCTGTCCACTCCAGGCAGGGCTGA
- a CDS encoding SH3 domain-containing protein, protein MTTHLFARTALVGAGALALLSPLTAGTAAASTAAEQGAARVMAAPYAVVPYETVNVRTGPSTAFPAVGTVAAGETRGAYCWELGGWVSDYGFTNRVWVKLAEGYVSAVYLKGDEYGDLPASASC, encoded by the coding sequence ATGACCACTCACCTCTTCGCCAGGACCGCGCTCGTCGGCGCCGGGGCCCTCGCTCTGCTCAGCCCGCTCACCGCGGGGACCGCTGCCGCGTCCACCGCAGCCGAGCAGGGGGCCGCCCGTGTCATGGCCGCGCCGTACGCGGTCGTGCCGTACGAGACCGTCAACGTCCGCACGGGGCCGTCCACTGCCTTCCCCGCGGTGGGGACGGTGGCGGCGGGTGAGACGCGCGGCGCCTACTGCTGGGAGCTGGGTGGATGGGTCAGCGACTACGGCTTCACCAACAGGGTCTGGGTGAAGCTCGCCGAGGGGTACGTCAGCGCTGTCTACCTCAAGGGCGACGAGTACGGCGACCTGCCCGCCTCGGCGAGCTGCTGA
- a CDS encoding snapalysin family zinc-dependent metalloprotease, which yields MPLGTWLKAGTSAAALTLAMASAATAAPVAEHPTAQAAVVTLRYDDSRAAGWEAAIAAGVASWNANVSNVKLVEAASGTGAEIVIVATTGWPQATLGPVRPGRQVRVELGSQAVSQGYDKTRIAAHELGHSLGLPDTKPGPCSQLMSGSSAGTACTNAVPNATERSRVQSAYASGVAALVPTDGRILIDAP from the coding sequence ATGCCCCTCGGCACATGGCTCAAGGCAGGCACTTCCGCCGCGGCGCTCACCCTCGCCATGGCGAGCGCCGCGACTGCGGCCCCTGTGGCTGAACACCCCACCGCACAGGCGGCCGTGGTGACCCTTCGCTACGACGACAGCCGCGCCGCCGGCTGGGAGGCCGCGATCGCGGCCGGAGTCGCCTCGTGGAACGCGAACGTGAGCAACGTCAAACTGGTGGAAGCGGCATCCGGCACCGGTGCCGAGATCGTGATCGTCGCTACCACGGGCTGGCCGCAAGCCACCCTCGGCCCCGTCCGCCCGGGCCGTCAGGTCCGCGTCGAACTCGGAAGTCAGGCCGTGAGCCAGGGCTACGACAAGACGCGGATCGCCGCCCACGAGCTGGGCCACAGCCTCGGCCTGCCGGACACCAAACCCGGCCCCTGCTCACAACTGATGTCGGGGTCGAGCGCCGGTACGGCATGCACCAACGCCGTACCCAACGCGACCGAGCGGTCCCGTGTGCAGTCCGCTTACGCAAGCGGCGTCGCCGCGCTCGTGCCCACCGATGGCCGGATCCTCATCGACGCACCCTGA
- a CDS encoding GNAT family N-acetyltransferase, with translation MTLATPTLHTPRLRLRPFTEADAESLFALHSSAYVMRYWDSPPWIDRARAERFIATCRTMADEGAGVRLAIDRASDGAFVGWCVLAEWKPEYRSASLGYCLAEAMWGHGYATEAAHALVRWAFDTLDLNRIQSETDTRNVASARVLEKIGFVREGTLREDCVVNGEVSDSWVFGLLRREWRPSAVPIPAREA, from the coding sequence ATGACTTTGGCCACCCCCACACTGCACACGCCTCGCCTGCGACTGCGCCCCTTCACCGAGGCCGACGCGGAATCCCTGTTCGCGCTGCACAGCAGCGCCTACGTGATGCGGTACTGGGACTCCCCGCCGTGGATCGACCGGGCTCGCGCCGAGCGTTTCATCGCGACGTGCCGGACGATGGCGGACGAGGGTGCCGGGGTGCGGCTGGCCATCGACCGTGCTTCTGACGGGGCCTTCGTCGGCTGGTGCGTTCTGGCCGAATGGAAGCCGGAGTACCGCAGCGCGTCGTTGGGCTACTGCCTCGCCGAGGCGATGTGGGGCCACGGCTACGCGACGGAGGCGGCACATGCCCTGGTGCGGTGGGCGTTCGACACACTGGATCTGAATCGGATCCAGTCCGAGACCGACACGCGCAACGTGGCATCTGCCCGGGTCCTGGAGAAGATCGGGTTCGTGCGGGAAGGGACCTTGCGGGAAGACTGCGTCGTGAACGGCGAGGTGTCCGACTCGTGGGTGTTCGGATTGCTCAGGCGAGAGTGGCGGCCGTCGGCTGTGCCGATTCCAGCCCGCGAAGCGTAG
- a CDS encoding ornithine cyclodeaminase family protein, with protein MLVLGRSQVEALIDMGALIDALAPAMADLSAGRASAPDRIAALVPEQEGFLAAMPGYVPSAGVLMTKLVSLFPRNAATPLPTHQAVIVVFDPSTGEPTALLDGTAITAARTGACSALSARLLAREDATVLAVLGTGVQARSHARAMCRVRPIREVRVAGRDPAKATALAAELSSELDADVRAMTPVEALNGAHIVAATTHALEPVIRRPWLTRGVHITSVGYNPAGREIDDATIADALVCVESRQAALAPFPAGSNDLLAPIRDGVIKAEHIHAELGELVSGVKPGRTSSDQITLYKSVGVAVQDAVAAGLVVTAAHKQSAGADITLT; from the coding sequence ATGCTTGTGCTCGGACGTTCGCAGGTCGAGGCCCTCATCGACATGGGCGCGCTGATCGACGCCTTGGCCCCGGCCATGGCGGACCTCAGCGCGGGCCGCGCCTCGGCACCGGACCGGATCGCAGCGCTTGTGCCCGAACAAGAGGGCTTCCTTGCGGCGATGCCGGGATACGTGCCGTCGGCCGGTGTTCTCATGACCAAGCTGGTCTCCCTCTTCCCGCGCAACGCCGCGACGCCGCTGCCTACCCATCAAGCGGTCATCGTCGTGTTCGATCCGTCCACCGGCGAGCCGACCGCGTTGCTGGACGGTACGGCCATCACCGCGGCGCGGACCGGCGCCTGCTCGGCACTGTCGGCGCGGCTGCTGGCGCGTGAGGACGCAACGGTCCTGGCCGTCCTGGGTACCGGAGTACAGGCCCGTTCCCACGCCCGCGCGATGTGCCGCGTCCGCCCCATCCGCGAAGTCCGCGTCGCCGGCCGCGACCCGGCGAAAGCGACCGCGCTCGCCGCGGAGCTCTCCTCCGAACTGGACGCCGACGTACGGGCGATGACCCCCGTCGAGGCACTCAATGGAGCCCACATCGTCGCAGCGACCACCCATGCCCTCGAACCGGTGATCCGCCGTCCCTGGCTGACGCGCGGGGTCCACATCACCTCGGTCGGCTACAACCCGGCCGGCCGTGAGATCGACGACGCCACCATCGCCGATGCGCTGGTGTGCGTCGAATCGCGGCAGGCCGCGCTGGCTCCCTTCCCCGCGGGCAGCAACGATCTGCTGGCGCCCATCCGAGACGGCGTCATCAAAGCCGAGCACATCCACGCCGAGCTGGGCGAGCTCGTCTCCGGTGTCAAACCGGGCCGCACCTCGTCCGACCAGATCACCTTGTACAAGTCAGTGGGGGTGGCGGTCCAAGACGCGGTCGCCGCGGGACTGGTCGTCACCGCCGCCCACAAACAATCGGCCGGCGCCGACATCACCCTGACGTGA
- a CDS encoding DUF6003 family protein, protein MADDALLFVLPERHPRLGAALAAVGDLECTETPAVRGWLDAHGVPATSECVRIVPAGAEVLIPEEAERLPVPLTQEETMRVEHACAPQSVTDMESELLNFRDTTQDWQSLVHRALTSGIPAARIAQLTGLDPRDIGQAVQG, encoded by the coding sequence ATGGCCGACGATGCTCTGTTGTTCGTTCTCCCCGAGCGCCATCCGCGTCTGGGCGCGGCTCTGGCCGCTGTCGGCGACCTGGAGTGCACCGAGACCCCTGCGGTGCGGGGGTGGCTTGATGCGCACGGGGTTCCCGCGACCTCCGAGTGCGTCAGGATCGTCCCGGCCGGAGCCGAGGTGCTCATCCCGGAGGAGGCGGAGCGGCTGCCGGTGCCCCTGACGCAGGAGGAGACGATGCGGGTGGAGCACGCCTGCGCGCCGCAATCCGTGACGGACATGGAGTCCGAACTGCTCAACTTCCGCGACACCACCCAGGACTGGCAGTCCCTGGTCCACCGGGCGCTCACGTCCGGGATCCCCGCGGCGCGTATCGCCCAACTCACCGGTCTGGACCCGCGGGACATCGGCCAGGCTGTGCAGGGCTGA
- a CDS encoding DUF4246 domain-containing protein, protein MTDLSAFPLPFHASRSIAFATPRTLRERQMMECSSQIRAKPRWVDKMNDPDIAARWTREAMAQGLTEAQVQYVLAELRHYAALRDVRSGIEVSAVDGVWQSDTLVDDKLRSRLREAVQPLEQVPEAEQDWHPGSDGLVLDLVHPSLFCLVRGVSEAPERAWRNPTDRYSKYEFSEKFQWLPTDVDVSDDGSVAFRSYVNNVHPEAHRELVSVLPDLFARFRPLWENVLTDLRHPRPVRIEADPYGWYDSEPEYPDKSRYSDDEAYAEALQAWEAAHDSWWEDRRPVIPDASVFTPPAMPDASARVDLRGRSLQVIVKIAAIHLTPDKPEYPGGSWHVEGMMNERIVSTGIYYWDSENITESHLSFRAALDDPSYEQNDDNGLREVYGLEDEDALNQVLGSASTPAGRCLAFPNVLQHRVGSFRLTDPTRPGYRKILAFFLVDPSEKIVSTSDVPPQQPWSDSSTMTLEQANEYRDQLMQERKFFVDEHNEQLYEREFSLCEH, encoded by the coding sequence TTGACTGACCTGTCTGCTTTTCCGTTGCCTTTTCACGCTTCCCGGTCCATAGCCTTCGCGACACCCCGCACACTGCGAGAACGTCAGATGATGGAGTGCAGCTCGCAGATTCGGGCGAAGCCGCGCTGGGTCGACAAGATGAACGACCCCGACATCGCCGCCAGATGGACGCGAGAGGCGATGGCCCAGGGGCTCACCGAAGCACAGGTGCAGTACGTGCTGGCTGAACTTCGGCATTACGCCGCGCTGCGAGACGTGCGATCCGGCATCGAGGTGTCCGCCGTCGATGGAGTGTGGCAGTCGGACACGCTTGTCGACGACAAGCTCAGATCGCGGCTGCGCGAGGCGGTGCAGCCTCTGGAGCAGGTCCCCGAGGCAGAACAGGACTGGCATCCCGGATCCGACGGCCTCGTACTGGATCTGGTTCACCCCTCACTGTTCTGCCTGGTGAGAGGGGTCAGCGAGGCGCCCGAGCGGGCTTGGCGCAATCCGACGGACCGATACTCGAAGTACGAGTTCTCGGAGAAGTTCCAGTGGCTGCCCACGGACGTGGACGTCAGTGACGACGGCTCAGTCGCTTTCCGTTCGTACGTCAACAACGTGCATCCCGAGGCGCATCGCGAACTCGTCTCCGTGCTACCCGACTTGTTCGCTCGCTTCCGCCCGCTCTGGGAGAACGTTCTGACCGACCTGCGGCATCCGCGACCGGTGCGGATCGAGGCCGATCCGTACGGTTGGTACGACTCGGAGCCCGAATACCCGGACAAGTCCCGCTACAGCGATGACGAGGCGTACGCCGAAGCCCTCCAGGCGTGGGAAGCAGCCCACGATTCCTGGTGGGAAGACCGCCGGCCGGTCATCCCGGATGCCTCTGTGTTCACCCCGCCCGCGATGCCCGACGCGTCCGCCCGAGTCGACCTGCGTGGCCGCTCTCTCCAGGTCATCGTCAAGATTGCCGCTATTCATCTGACCCCGGACAAACCTGAGTACCCCGGCGGATCCTGGCATGTCGAGGGGATGATGAACGAGCGGATCGTCTCGACCGGCATCTACTACTGGGACAGCGAGAACATCACCGAAAGCCACCTGAGTTTCCGGGCGGCACTCGACGACCCGAGCTACGAGCAGAACGACGACAACGGTCTGCGCGAGGTCTACGGCCTCGAGGACGAAGACGCACTGAACCAGGTTCTGGGATCGGCATCGACCCCGGCGGGACGCTGCCTTGCCTTCCCGAACGTCCTGCAACACCGCGTCGGTTCATTCCGCCTCACGGACCCAACCCGCCCGGGCTATCGCAAGATTCTCGCGTTCTTCCTGGTCGATCCGTCAGAAAAGATCGTCTCGACATCCGATGTGCCACCGCAGCAACCCTGGTCCGACTCCTCGACCATGACGCTTGAACAGGCCAATGAGTACCGCGACCAGCTCATGCAAGAACGCAAGTTCTTCGTCGACGAGCACAACGAACAGCTCTACGAACGAGAATTCTCGCTCTGCGAGCACTGA
- a CDS encoding 3'-5' exonuclease, with protein MPHEPSLLNVIDVEATCWDGQPPPGSVNEIIEIGLTVVDVSARRRVSRHRVLVRPVRSAVSDFCTELTGLTQAEVERGVTFAEACRILVEEYEAGKRPWASWGEYDRRQFARQSRADGVAYPFGYPTERTHTNAKAVFAAAYGLRKKPGMDHALQIAGLPLEGRHHRGEDDAWNIAALVLDLLDRGAWPVTCGASPRVSPLK; from the coding sequence ATGCCCCACGAACCGTCGCTGCTGAACGTCATTGATGTCGAGGCCACCTGCTGGGACGGGCAGCCACCGCCCGGCTCTGTGAACGAGATCATCGAGATCGGTCTCACCGTCGTGGATGTGTCGGCACGGCGCCGCGTGTCCCGGCACCGCGTCCTGGTCCGCCCTGTCCGGTCGGCGGTGAGCGACTTCTGCACCGAACTGACCGGACTGACGCAAGCTGAGGTGGAACGGGGCGTCACCTTCGCCGAGGCATGCCGGATCCTCGTCGAGGAGTACGAGGCCGGGAAGCGCCCCTGGGCGAGCTGGGGCGAGTACGACCGTCGGCAATTCGCTCGGCAGAGTCGGGCCGACGGGGTGGCCTACCCGTTCGGCTATCCGACGGAACGCACCCACACCAACGCCAAGGCGGTATTTGCCGCGGCGTACGGGCTGCGCAAGAAGCCGGGTATGGATCACGCTCTACAGATCGCCGGACTGCCGCTCGAGGGGCGCCATCACCGAGGCGAGGACGACGCATGGAACATCGCGGCGCTCGTCCTCGATCTGTTGGACCGCGGGGCCTGGCCAGTGACTTGCGGGGCATCTCCTCGTGTCAGTCCCCTCAAGTAG
- a CDS encoding calcium-binding protein produces the protein MGDRQVDAREASPAARATRASWRKPVRSAARRGAVMGAVAVVVVGAGASADATSATSRSEPAVSGAVINSGHDVIVGITRDVVFPVTVTGSDDSGLSFVDVDLKGPHGGFYTTDAFCETATDCTAVFTVNAHLSPGSDDPVDLANANAGTWSVDALVDANDGDSVYSPGVASFALKRAAQLTVNAAPEPVAKGAQITVTGKLVRANWDTYRYAGYAGRAVKLQFRPKGSSTYATVATVNTSSTGTLRTTVKAVKDGYWRWNFTGSATTGPAKAAGDFVDVRP, from the coding sequence ATGGGCGACAGACAAGTCGACGCGCGCGAGGCCTCCCCGGCCGCCCGAGCCACGCGCGCCTCGTGGCGCAAGCCCGTCAGGAGCGCGGCACGGCGAGGAGCCGTGATGGGAGCCGTCGCCGTAGTGGTGGTGGGGGCGGGAGCTTCGGCTGATGCCACGTCCGCTACCTCGCGCAGTGAGCCGGCGGTCAGCGGCGCCGTCATCAACTCGGGGCATGACGTCATCGTGGGGATCACACGCGACGTGGTCTTCCCGGTCACGGTCACCGGATCGGACGACTCCGGGCTCTCCTTTGTCGACGTGGACCTGAAAGGACCTCACGGCGGCTTCTACACCACCGACGCGTTCTGCGAGACCGCGACGGACTGCACGGCGGTGTTCACCGTCAACGCCCACCTGTCTCCCGGCAGCGACGACCCGGTGGACCTGGCCAACGCCAACGCGGGAACCTGGTCGGTGGACGCCTTGGTCGACGCCAACGACGGCGATTCCGTCTATTCCCCCGGCGTAGCGTCGTTCGCCCTCAAGCGTGCTGCGCAGCTGACAGTCAACGCGGCACCGGAACCGGTCGCAAAGGGCGCGCAGATCACCGTCACCGGCAAGCTCGTGCGGGCCAACTGGGACACCTACCGGTATGCGGGATACGCGGGCCGGGCGGTGAAACTGCAGTTCCGCCCCAAGGGCAGCAGCACCTACGCCACGGTGGCCACGGTGAACACCAGCAGTACGGGCACCCTGCGCACCACCGTCAAAGCGGTCAAGGACGGCTACTGGCGATGGAACTTCACCGGCTCGGCCACCACCGGGCCCGCCAAGGCAGCCGGCGACTTCGTCGACGTACGGCCCTGA
- a CDS encoding ABC transporter ATP-binding protein — MGTSDTYGSAPGRSAVLLALRHYNRELLRLRWLALPALLLPALGNIGIRYVAPLLIAKLAGQAATDGGLTLDSASPYVLGFGVTLLASEAVWRVGQHCLNRVAALGMEHLYVDGMDELLAKDAAFFHDNFAGSLTKRVLSYGKRFEDFIDTMTYRIVGSLVPLLFGAAVLWTYSPMLVAGLLVMMALTLVAATPLIRRRQRLVNEREAAIARVSGHVADSLMNMETIRAFAAERREGAEHRSRVAESRRLTLRSWDYGNLRVDTVIAPLSVATNVLGLVVAIAFGGPGLGVEGVVVAFTYYSQATEIMFEFNQIYRRLESSMTEAAQFTELLLDPPTVLDPPSPEPLAPRDSGVRFDKVTFAHAGAAPIFEGLDLDVAAGARIGLVGRSGGGKTTLTRLLLRMSDVNGGRILIGGQDISRLRQSDLRSLIAYVPQEPAMFHRTLRDNIAFARPGASDEEILAAAEAAHVTEFAEQLPEGFRTLVGERGVKLSGGQRQRVALARAILRDAPVLLLDEATSALDSESEILVQDALWRLMKGRTALVVAHRLSTVAGMDRLVVLDHGRVIEQGSHEELLTAQGAYARLWQHQSGGFLGESDQQNSTPDQAAVPTPHEGPALPSPAGTKTA; from the coding sequence ATGGGCACCTCTGACACGTACGGCTCCGCGCCGGGCAGGAGTGCGGTCCTGCTGGCGCTGCGCCACTACAACCGTGAACTCCTGCGCCTACGGTGGCTGGCGCTGCCCGCGCTGCTGCTGCCGGCCCTGGGCAACATCGGCATCCGCTACGTCGCCCCCTTGCTGATCGCCAAGCTGGCGGGACAGGCCGCCACGGACGGTGGCCTCACCCTCGACTCCGCGTCGCCGTACGTGCTGGGGTTCGGGGTGACGCTGCTGGCCTCCGAGGCCGTGTGGCGGGTCGGGCAGCACTGTCTGAACCGGGTGGCGGCGCTCGGCATGGAGCACCTGTACGTCGACGGCATGGACGAACTCCTGGCCAAGGACGCGGCGTTCTTCCACGACAACTTCGCCGGCTCCCTCACCAAGCGGGTCCTGAGTTACGGCAAGCGATTCGAGGACTTCATCGACACGATGACGTACCGGATCGTCGGCAGTCTGGTGCCGTTGCTGTTCGGTGCCGCGGTGCTGTGGACCTACTCGCCGATGCTGGTCGCCGGCCTGCTGGTGATGATGGCTCTGACCCTGGTGGCCGCGACCCCGCTGATCCGGCGTCGGCAACGGCTGGTGAACGAACGGGAGGCGGCGATCGCCCGTGTCTCCGGCCATGTCGCCGACAGCCTCATGAACATGGAGACCATCCGGGCGTTCGCGGCCGAACGGCGCGAAGGCGCCGAGCACCGCAGCCGGGTCGCGGAGTCCCGTCGGCTGACGCTGCGGTCGTGGGACTACGGCAACCTGCGCGTCGACACCGTGATCGCGCCGCTGTCCGTGGCCACCAATGTGCTGGGGCTGGTGGTGGCGATCGCCTTCGGCGGTCCGGGGCTGGGGGTGGAGGGGGTTGTTGTCGCCTTCACCTACTACTCCCAGGCGACCGAGATCATGTTCGAGTTCAACCAGATCTACCGGCGCCTGGAAAGCTCGATGACCGAGGCGGCGCAGTTCACGGAGCTGCTGCTGGACCCGCCCACCGTGCTCGACCCTCCGTCGCCGGAGCCGCTCGCGCCGCGTGACTCCGGTGTCCGCTTCGACAAGGTCACGTTCGCCCACGCGGGCGCGGCACCGATCTTCGAGGGGCTCGACCTGGACGTGGCGGCGGGTGCACGGATCGGGCTGGTCGGCCGGTCCGGCGGCGGCAAGACCACCCTGACGCGCCTCCTGCTGCGGATGTCAGACGTCAACGGCGGACGCATCCTGATCGGCGGCCAGGACATCAGCCGCCTGCGGCAGAGTGATCTGCGGTCACTGATCGCCTACGTCCCGCAGGAACCCGCCATGTTCCACCGCACGTTGCGGGACAACATCGCCTTCGCCCGGCCCGGCGCGTCGGACGAGGAGATCCTCGCGGCGGCCGAGGCGGCGCACGTCACGGAATTCGCCGAACAGCTCCCCGAAGGCTTCCGGACACTGGTGGGCGAGCGAGGCGTGAAGCTCTCCGGCGGCCAGCGCCAGCGCGTCGCCCTGGCCCGCGCCATCCTGCGGGACGCGCCGGTCCTCCTGCTCGACGAAGCGACCAGCGCCCTGGACTCGGAGAGCGAGATCCTCGTGCAGGACGCGTTGTGGCGGCTGATGAAGGGGCGCACGGCGCTCGTGGTCGCCCACCGGCTGAGCACCGTGGCGGGCATGGACCGTCTCGTCGTCCTGGACCACGGGAGGGTGATCGAACAGGGCTCCCACGAAGAGCTGCTCACGGCACAGGGTGCCTACGCCAGGCTCTGGCAACACCAGTCGGGCGGCTTCCTCGGTGAGAGCGACCAGCAGAACTCCACTCCGGACCAGGCGGCGGTCCCAACGCCGCACGAGGGCCCTGCGCTGCCCTCGCCCGCGGGGACCAAGACCGCGTGA